From Candidatus Zixiibacteriota bacterium, one genomic window encodes:
- a CDS encoding T9SS type A sorting domain-containing protein, with product WSSENSQAGQLPSGVYLYRVTAGDKSVSRKMILLK from the coding sequence TGGTCGTCCGAGAATTCCCAGGCGGGTCAATTGCCTTCCGGTGTCTATCTGTATCGTGTGACCGCCGGCGACAAGTCCGTGTCGCGTAAGATGATATTGCTGAAATAG